The stretch of DNA CATGTTGGCGAAGGAGGGTTTCAGAATATATCCTATCCTTTTGACTTCTAAACTTAAGTGTGGGCGGTATCCGGCGAGCGACTGTTGACTGGCCGAACGAAAGCCGGGCTTTTTATACTCTTGGTCCGTGGCTTCGGCTGCTTACGATTACCATTACGATGGGCGCACTAGATAAGCTTCGAAGTACTCGCAGAAATTACGAGCGGGCgctgctgcttctttttcTTGCTGCCcgggttttttcttcttttttttcgaatttcggtttcggttttattGCCCCGCGATGAGTAAACATCAGATCGCACCGCCAAAAGAGATGGAGATGAAGATGGAGCGACGACGATGTCAACAGGTGACAAGTCTTGAGACCCCCAAAACCCCTCCCCTCGTCACATATCTCGGATCTTGACAGACTACGTGATTTGTCTGAGCAGAATATGTATAATTCTTCGGGGAGTCGCGGTTCGCCAGTTAGTTCCGTTGAGTCCAGAGTTCCTGGGGAATCCGTTAAGGATTTGAGTTGGGAGTGCTAGATATATGGCAACCAGAATTCTGTCACAAATAATTCCATAAGTCATAATGATTCCCCCGCTTTAGCATACCGATCACGTTTCAATTAGGGAAAAGCTAACGGTGAACGGTCGAGACAAACGGGCCATAAAAAATGTAGAGTATTGTTGGCCATAAATCGAATTGATAACACTGCGAACTTACATATACCCAAAGTGATGGCTATATGCTGCGAATATTAACCACAATTGTGTCATAGAGAATAGACTTTTGCGGGAATAATGGTCAATGAACTTCGCTTTTGGCCAGAAACAAAAGAGCCAAGCGACAAAAATTCTAAATCACCTGCGATACATATCTGATTAATTTTTCGGGGCTCAGAGAAATGTTATTCAACTTCTTCCCGGAATCTCCAAAGTTCTACgtgtttgtttgattttaaaattaacatgatattgtaaattaaaatgagAGAATCCAAACACTTTCAGTTTCCGTTTGTCTTACATAATTCTTAAAGATTTAGCTTAGTCGCATTCCGAGTTCTAATGCTGCTGCCTCAATCTGAATCTCGCTTAAACCTAAGCTGATTGCGGATTCGGCCTTGAGACTTTTGCCACTCTGCTTGGGCTTCAATTgcttatttaacaatttagcTTTCAATTAGTAATTGTTTAGCGAGATGGCCAGCAGAGCCGAAAAACTGCTAAGTAAGGCAAATTTAACACACATTTCCAGTCCAGTGGCTCTTCGAAGAGGGGATCTCAGCTAGGAGATTCCCAGCCCTAAGTAAACAGTGAAGTCAACTGCTTGAACTCTTTTGTTTCCGGCTAACCAATCgcatgttttgtttttttatttaatatcttttttaatttgtctcaGTTCTTTTGGTTCCAATCACATTTTGGCTTAGTTTTTGCTGGATCTGCTTAGTGCTTTCCCGCGGGCGGCGTGTAGGGATGCAGCCGGATGTATTCCAGAGCCTTCAGCACGGACTCTGGAGTGGGTGGTGGCGTGGGCAGGTGGGCGCCAACCGGGCGGTAGCCATTCTCATCCGCCGTGTAGGACACCACATAGGTCTCGCCATCGTCGGCGACGAAGGAGTACTTTCCATTCACCGATTCGCCATCGTGTTCGGAATTCACAGTCTTCAAAACGCCATCCTGAGTGGCCTTGGAGCCATCTTTCAGCTCGTAACTGGATAGTTAGATCTTAGTTAGTACCTATATGGATTATATCTCTCCCTTAAACTCACTGATAATGGTATTTGCCATTGTACTCCACATTGGATTCCTGGGAAATGGGATCATTGCTGTCCGTCGCCCAGGCAGCAACCACAAACAGGCTGAGAATTATAAGGAATTTCATGTTTCGCTCTATCGATATGTCACTTAATACAATCCAAGCTGGCGACTCGCGGCGACTGGTGATCCCCAGCGGTAAACAAAGACTCTTATATAGGCAACGAAATTAGCAAATCTCCGAGATACATAAAATTCCtgtactaaaatatttaacatgaaattaaaatgtgaccaataaataatattgaacTTGTTTGCGCCCAGTTCCGTTCGTAGTTCGTCGCTGGCCTTTCGAAAAATGGGTGTGAAATTTGGTGCAGACGGCTCTGCTGGCCAGCCTCCACAttgtttttcaataaataaataaataatattaatgtttTGGCCATCTTCTATGGGAACTCGTCATCGGCATCACTCCTATTCTGGTTCTCGTTTTTCAGATCTCGGATCTCGGATTTCGAAGCAACGTGACCACATTTTTGGCAACAGCCTGCGTCTGGCCACTTTGCATAAAATGAATCTATCAAATCTTGCCTTGAAGTGCAAAACAGAATggaacaataaaaaaacagaCAGAATCTATGAATAGACGGATAGTCTAAGATAGTATCCCATGTAAACTATATCCTCAACCTGAGTATGCATCTGGCCAACAAGTTTTGTGCATTCATTAAGTTTAACGTTTGTCATCGCTGTTATTTGGAGAATTGCGAGTCTAGATTTATGACCACGACAGAAGCTCAGAAGACGATCAGTGGGAGTGGAATTCTTTAAAAGCCGAAGCTGCTTTTGAAACCAGATACTAGCTATTGAGGCTTTGACTGTTAAGGATTATTAGAGGTCATTTGTTTGCCCATTAAAACGATCGACTTGTTTACTTTTCGAAAGAATCTTTAATTCTTTATTTGCAGCTAAGGCTAAAGAATATCTTCATAGTTCTTCACATCTTCGCTTAGACTACGTGTAAATCTTTCTAATTATACAGACTATTTACACAAAGTTTGCTGTGGATAATATTCCTGTATATTAttgtttgttcttttttttacattttctttgttgATTTCATTGATAAATCGACGATATCACATGAGTCCGAAAATGGCAAAGTTCCGGCGACTAAAAGATCTGAAGAAATTCGCGTAGAAGAGAGTGTTTG from Drosophila takahashii strain IR98-3 E-12201 chromosome 2R, DtakHiC1v2, whole genome shotgun sequence encodes:
- the Cpr49Af gene encoding endocuticle structural glycoprotein SgAbd-3; amino-acid sequence: MKFLIILSLFVVAAWATDSNDPISQESNVEYNGKYHYHYELKDGSKATQDGVLKTVNSEHDGESVNGKYSFVADDGETYVVSYTADENGYRPVGAHLPTPPPTPESVLKALEYIRLHPYTPPAGKH